AAACACGGCGACCAGGAAATGAGCTGTACTTTTGCACAGCTTGTCGCAGGAAGCAGCCAGGAATGTCAACAACCCGGGCAAAGTCCACCTCTACCATGAGGTCTCCAACTATAGCGTCAGTATTGGCGGTGGGGAATTATTACGATAATTCTTCCCACACGGTGCGTACTGCCATCCGGAATGCGGTCCCCTTAACAAGCACGACAAGTAAGTGTCCTGAGAAACCTCAATTCCGCACACGGTGGCCAGCCTGCTTGGTACCCAGCATTACACAAGTCCCATTCGTCCTGGCTAGGGATGGCGTCCCTGACATGGTACAGATTACTGTAACGGCCCTGTCCACGGAGCTTTTAATGATATCTACCAAATCCTTACAATGTCCACGTTCCACACCGTCGTGTGCATACCGTTTCCTGGATTTGCAGGGATGACGTCGTGGCACCCAGCTTCTCGGAACTTCCACCCCCTTACCTCGCCCAAGCTGGCAACAACTTTTCCGGAACGCGGACGAATCCTGCAAGGAGTCTTACACCACCTTGTTCGCAACCTCGCATTACGTACCGCAGTAAATGGGAGGAGAACTATCTTGCGCCTTTACCGCGAAAGCATTACTTGCTGGAGGCAGGACTTGACCAAAACACGACCTTTTCAAGACAGCTTCCAGTGGTCCAATTCGTCATGAGCTGTCAGAGACACACCAGCCGCAGTACTGGTTCTCTCTTGAAGATAGTTCCGGAATTCGAGCACGTATCCGAATAACTAGCTTTGGCCTGCAGCAAAGCGGTGTAAAGTGGTAGGCTGCTGATGTTAGCCAATTGAATACTAGGCTGACGACCAGTGCAGACCGGGGCACGATGCCTGCTTGTATCCCAGCCTGCAATGAGCACATGGCTTTCGGAACCAAAGGACTGGATCTTATCTGCGGCCCCCTCACTCATCGTCCGCCCTTTTGTTTCACTCTGGAACGAGAGCTCCCGTCGTGCGTACCACGAGAAACGAGAGTTCTCAGACGGTTTCTACATACATGGGAAAGGGATCCGTTGACTCGAGAGACTAAGAATATGTGTATCGCCGTGGCTCTCAATGAATAGAACGACACCGCCGGACCAACGAGGCCTTGCATCAAAGGTACCACTGGCAGCATACCACTGGCAGCATACCACTCCTTCACGGCCACGGCCATATCACGGCCATGTATTCGCGTGGCGCTAATTGCCCTTTACCTCACAGATACGGATGCAAATCCCTGGGCATTAGAGACACCACTTGTGCCCAACACGTCCAAGATGTGGTCCCAGGAGCCTGGGCACACCTATACGGTACCAAGCAGCCATTAAACCCCGCCTACAGCGGCAAACGGGTCTTGATCCATTTCCAGCGCATGTTACCAACCTCCTTGAAACGGCATCACAAGAATCGTTGACAGGGGCCTCGGAATGGCCTTACTATGTAGTCTTCCCAGGCTAATCAGACGGAGTCGAGTGCGAATAAACGAATCACAGTGCACTTTTGCAGCGGCCGACGCGATCCCTGGGTGTCGAGGTCCCATGTCCAAGGGGTACGAATCATCCGAAGCCACGGTTCCAATAGCCTGGGACCGATCGGCACCAGCGGTGTTATTTCCAGGAGATGGAGGCGGTCGAGGAGCTACCCTGGCCACCTTTGTCTGTTCGCCTTTAGCACAAATACTCTCCAGAAGGGTTCCCTGCAATCTTTGTCCCGCGAGGTCCCAGCCCGGAAAAGCGTGGAGGCGTTCGAGCCGCCTACCTGGGCTCACACCGAATGGTTACAGTCACTGGTCAATGAGAGAATCAGTGGCACGCCTGCCCAAGTCCTTAGCAGTCGAAATTGGACTCGCGATTCTTTCCAGCATGGTCGTGTTGGACCGAGACGATGGATGGGCTGTGTCTTGGTCCTAGCTGGGTGATTGGTCGTTGCTGGCTCGGTTCCACGACTTTCCCGCTTCTGTTCGGGGCTGCATACCAAAACATCCCGGGGTCCGTGGTAATGTCTGAGGCTGATGTCGGGGTTAGATGAGCTGGCAGCGGTGATGACGCTTCTCGACCCTTGACCCCTGGGACTAACGACCCGACACTCTGGTTCTGCATTTGCCCGCTACTCACCCCGGCGTCAGCCACGACTGCGGAAGCCTGTCAACTGAGTCACAACCTCACAGTCTGGGCGGGAAGAACAACGAAAGGAAGACGAGTGGGCCTGTGTGCGAAGCCGAGCCTCCGCGGACGACACACTGCGAGAATTCCAAGCATCTCCTATCTTGTCGTGTTCCAATTTGCCGGATTGGCGAATCCTTGCCCTGAGCCAGAGCCGGGTGCATTTGCTCACACACCATACACACACGCGCGCGCATCACAGTAAATCTCGCTCAACCGGAACATGACGAAGACCAGCCAGTACCAGAGCAATGGAATGATCAATGTAAGGAAGCACCCTCTGCCTGCTGACTGAGGTATCAACTAGTCTCTAGACCTCAGGTGGTATGGACGGCGCCAAACCTTAATCGAACATGATCGGTGATATGGAGGGACTTTTGCAACCAACTTCTGGTCGCCTGGAGGGCCTAGCGTCTAGACACGACGGTCAAAATTTAACTCGCTCGAGCTCGAGTCACCCGAGTCTTCCCCGCACATGGAATTCATCTGAAGTTACTCGTAGTTGTCAGTCAGAGGCCAGAGCTTGATCATGGCTCGACAATGAGGCGAATAGAGCAAAGCCAGAGGCGGTGTAACGATCGCCTGGAGCTCAGGACGATAGTGCACTGTAGTGCCATGAGGCGGCCGCCATTTCTCTGCGAACAAGTTATCTGCACCGATGTCTCTGTCAAGCAAACGGGGCGAATGCTTCTGGCGGTCCTACAGAGTACCAATTGCCATGGAGGGATGCAAACAGTTGGAGTCAGAGCTACCGCATATCCGCGCTGTTGTTCTACTGTATTCGGAAAGCATTCGGATATCGTCCAGCCATACTCCGTACAGATAGACGTTGGTTACATCGTTTGACGAGCCAGGCAGGCATCGGTGTTGACGCGCAGCAGTCGAGCATCCAACGGGGTTCGGCGGGCATCCCAGTCTTTGCTAGGTCGCTGCATAACGGCAACAAGGGTTTGCTTATTGGCAATTTTTTGACCCATCCAGACAAGCAAATGGATTGATTGCCTATTTCTATGTATGTACTCAACCCCTGCCACACTACCTAGACTAACGGGCCTCGGGGACTGGTTACCCAACGCACCTGAATCTTTCCATCTTTTCCTATAGGATGGCGCAAGTCAATGTACTCTAAATCAACTTGGCATGGTTCAACCCTGATAGACAGTCTGGGTCAGGTTTTCGGCAGTTGATGCGCCAAAAGAGAATGGTTTGTCCAGATTACCTGCGCAATCCGGTAGGCTTCAGTCTTCAACCAAGCCAGGTTTGACGTAGGTTGTCATCAACGGATAGCCGGATCTTGTCACACAAGTGGCGTGCAGGCAGCAGGGCAACATTCCTGAGGTTCTAGTGGCGACCACCGCTGCACATCTTGCGGAAAGAGGACTGAAAACCAGGGTGCTGTTCACCGGAGCCTCTAGGACAGGTTCAGCGAGGTTACATCAAGTTGGCTCCCTTTCACTTGATCCCATGCTATCACAGCAGCGGTCAGGACTCGCAGGGCGGCTATGGCTGGGTACCGCCGTTGAATCTTGCCTGCCGATCACAATGCGTCAAGAGGATAGGCGATCTGCTGCGCCGCCAACGTCGGCGCAAAGGCGCAACATCGAATTTCTGTTGGAGAACAGGCTGAGCTAATCGCCTCACAATGTGCATCCTAGATCCTTGCCTGGTCGATACTCCGTCCTCAATGCGGTGAACCACCCGTCACTTAACGACACCCAAATGGCACCGAATACGATTGCAATCTGCGGCATGATGATCACGCAGACAGCGCAAGTGTGACCTGGCAAGACACTCAACAGGACCGCGGCACAGTCCAGCGGCAATCTATCACATCCCGGCCATGGGCCGGAGTCACAGCCGCTCCCTCCAATCATACTCCTTCTCTTTCTAGTAGCAAACCGAAGCTGGTGCGAGAAACAATGAACAACAAAATTCCCGAGCGAAGCTGGCCGGCAGGGAATGCGATCCCAGACGCCATCCTGCAATAGCGGTTCCGAGCTCTCGGGTCCAGGTTCTGCGCCAGCACGCCCTGTCCTCTAGTCTTTCGAGAATAACTAGCAAAAGGTGCGTTTCTCAATTGGTCGTTGACGTGACTTTGTTTGTCCACCAGTCAGCATTGTTACAtcatctcatctcatctcaaAAGACGTTTCCATACTCGGTGACGGTTGAGGACAATGCTTGCCAAGAGGGCTACAACATGTTTGGCAGCAGACTGTGGAAGCCTTTGATGGGGTGATATTGTATATGTTGACAACGACTACCTTACGAATGTTTACTTCGGAAGGTATATCGGCCTATTGGTGGAAGCGCTGTGAAATTAATTTCGGCGTCCACGTTAACGATGCGGCTCTACACTGTTCTGCAATTAGCTAACCAACTCAACCAAACAGATCACCGACTCGTAAGCCATATCGAGACAGGATGGAGTAGCGACTGACTGGTGTGAAGCTCAATACCTGGCcaaaatttaaaaagcccTCTACCGGCTCCTTTGAGGCTGGCCGAGAATCATTCGTCACGGATCCAAAAGCTGTCCAACGATGACGAGCTGTGGTATAGCTGTGGTATCAGACCACCAACCATTCGACGCGTCGGTAGGCGTCTCAAAATAGCTATGGCTATTCCCTGGTTGATGGAAGAAGGATGAGCAACAAAAATCCAAATCGAATTTTAAGCGCCCTTGGTACAACTTGGTTTCCACTTCTATAATAATCAACCACGAAGGAATACATCACAAACAAACCAGGCGTGTCGCCCATTTGTCGAAAGTGGAACCATGCCTGTCGTGACATGTCGGAGTACGGATGCCCTGGCCGGTCTTGGTGCGCTGCATGCGCATCGAGGACCCTCAACGGGCCGTACCACGGCGTATGTACACGTGTTTGAGGCTCGCATGCGAAGTGCACTCATCGATAGTGGCCTATACGTATCACCTAGAGCCTTCTTCATACGGAGTACATAGTCTGTCGATGCATGCTACACATTTCCGATTGAGTAATTGGGAACGGCGGGGCTCAAGAGGCCGGACGTGAAAATCGCCAGTGGACCTCGACGAGAAGAACTCGACGATCGGTGGCTCCATGGGCCATTCCACTATCCACACCTCTCCAAGGGATTTCCGTTGATGAAGCGAACCTCAAACGGTCATGCAATCTAAACGAAACCCCGCTGGACAAGACCACGGGGGTTTGCACGAATATCCATCGCAGCTTCGTTAAAGGAGGACAGCAGTGACGAGCATTTCCTCCTGTAACACAGGGCAGAGCGCTTGAGTAAACACGCGGCTACGGTGAGGGTCACATACAGGTGGATGCCTTTTGAAGGGCTGCTTGCTGACGATCCCATCAGATTATGCTCGCCGCTGCTCCATTGGCCCCATCAACCCATAGGCCGGGTTTTGGAGAGGTCATCACCTTCAAGGGTCCCATGATGGGCTCTCCGGTGATTGCTCGGTGCTCAAGCCCGAGGAGCCATTCGTTGACGATTGACGGGCCCTAAGGTATGCGGTCTTTGCTATATTCTATCCGCAGGTGCCCGGAACTACGGATGGATACACTGCAAAGTCACAGCTCTACGGACTTGCCATTCGAGTTTTTTTCAGTCTGACGGTTTTGCcagtacctttttttttttttttttttttttggcagAATGCAACGTCGGTACTTGGTCGGTATCCACCGAGTCGGAATAAAGCCGAGATGGGTAGACGCGATTTGCTCCCGGATTACCCCTATCCCTCTTCTGGCGCAACGTACATTGCGAGGTTGTACTGTTCGTGGTGAAGAACCAAACTTTTCCCTTTCATCGGAAAGCGGAATACCGGCCACCTTGAGCCATGGTTCACTTCACTCTCCGTCCCTCGGGTTAATCTGGCCCAGGCTCTACGGATACGTAGGTTTTCCAATGTCCTGTGGCCGATGAGATCGATTGTCTGCCCACGGCAATCTGGCTGCTCCATGGGCCCCTGGGCTCGACTCCCTTGGATAGCCGAGCCGAGGGACGCGAGCTGGAGGTTTTGTGAGGTCATCACTCCCGAGGACGAACCATATCGCCATGGAGCATTGGAGGTACGAATCGAGTCGATCGTGCTTCTGTCGGGAGCGCGACGGAAGCCAACTCCCGGGCCCCGGGGGCCCGCCTATTAAGGATAACTTGTGTGGCGTTTGCGTTTGCTATGAACCGCTGTCCCTCTGCTGGTAGTCTGTAGAGTGGGGTGTTCATGGAACGAACCGGTGGTTCGATGTTTTGGTGTGCTTTCAACGCGGAAGGGAGGCACTTTATCTGAGTTCGATGCTTGAATCGGAGGATTCAAGCTTGGGGCTAAGGGATATACTTGGGATCAGTCATCTAGACGAGAGAACACCTTCAATATCAATCCTGTAAAACACTCTACGTACCCTTTCAGATACTCAAGCACCACATCTTGGGGTCTGTTCCTTGGGTCTTTGGCTGAGATACTGTGAGCCTCAGTTTTCAGCCCTGCTCGCACCGTTAATCCATGTCTCCTACTTAATGAACAGGCATCTGGAGGCGAATGGCTCGAAGcaccccctcctcctcccatcTTCTTTTGCTTTGAAGTCTATAATATCTAGCCATGCTGAGTTGATGTTGGTGACCGACCACATACGCATCGATGATGTGCGGCAAATCTGCCATCTGGAGACACCTCTGGATAATTTGTgccggaggaggaggctgtGTGAAAATGAGACTGAGACCGAGGGACATGTCCAGCAGAGGATAGACCTGACCGCCGCCATCCGCAAGTGCGAGATAGAGCACGCAAGAGGCTTTAACTCCCCGCCACGAGGAATGTGAACCTCGCTCCACGGGACGGATCGAGCGGGCTAGACCGGCATCACAGACATTACCTAACATGGCTGGCTtgctggctggctggcttGGTACCCCGTCGACGTGGCTGACACCGGGGGCAGTATCGATCACACGTTGGCACTTCGATCACCTCTATGCCTCTCTCCTGTCTCACTCACCCATGTCATCTTGTCAAAACGCCGTCACAGGAGGAGGGAGTTGTTTTGGAAAGGAAGAAGCCGCAAGGGCAAGTTAGAGTTTGAAACAGAGACATCAAGGCGAGTACGGAGTAGAGAGAGAAAAACAAATTTCATCAGGTCTGGTTTGATTCAGTTCCCAAGACGGCACGGCACACTGCCGAAGTTTCTACATGCTTGTATAGATGTCACTCATATGAGAGGGCACGCGGTGTAAGGGGTGAGTGTAGGGTGAGGGGGAATGGGGTTGAGGCCGTAGGCAATATAGTCATGGGAGTACATCGTCAGGTTAAGACAAGACGGCAAGGTACGTTTCACAAAGGATCAAGTCGACTGATATTGGGACATTTCACGTTCAACACATTAAGGCCGAGTAGCGGGCCGATAGATGTTTAGGGGACGAGCATATTCCGTGGCTGCAGGTTCTATTCTAAAGAAATCAGAAACGACTTCATGATTGCTTGCTGTTGTACacgtttttttttcttttttgggGGGTTCGAATTTCATTTTGTTGATTGTCTTTTGTCGTGCAATGAAAGAAAGGGGTCTGCTGCATTCCCACCGAGACCGACGGCGTAGAGGAGAAAACCCAATTTGCTCTGATCCGTCTTCTCTATTTGCTTGACTGGAGCGAGTCTTCCTGCTGACCTTTTCCTCCTGTAGAAACCCATCCTCGGTCAAACTTCCCCAAGCTCTCGGTCCCGTAGGCCTCCGGGAACATAGCATGGCCATTGTTTTCCAGAGCATGCCTTTGCACTTCAAGACGCATGTGCCTTTGAGACGCGATGGGCTGCAGTGTGTATGGGCAACAGGTCTGGCTCCCTGATGGTAGTAGGAGACAGAGACCATACTGCGAAGCCAATCTCATTGCATCGCAAACGGTTTCCGAGGCATTGCACTAGGAATTGAGCGTCGACAGTCATCCCGAAAGATAGAAAAAATCAAATTGAACGATGCTGAATTTCTGGGCGTGTGGCTGATCTTTAGCCTCTGCCTTCTGCTAGTCTACAAGATCGAAATTGGGTAGGCAATGAAGTGGTAGTGATAGAATTGGAAAAACTCCATTCCTCGCAGGACTGAAAAGCGTCGATTCGTCGTGCAAAGCGCGTCGGGTTCTTTACCACTCGTACTCGCCAGTGGCCTTGTGGAAGACGTACTCCTTGCCGTTGACGGTGAGAACACCATCCTTGAGGACGCACTTCCACTTGTTCTTGACGCGCTGGACCTTGTCGTACATGCAAAGCATGATATGTCCAAGACCCTCATCGTCGACCTCGTCGTCATCCTTGTCTTCATCAGGGTCGTCAAGATCTGAGTTAATTGCGTCTTCGTCAACTTCGTCATCATCATAACCATCGTAACCGGCAATTCCACCATGTTCCTTGCCCTTGGATCGCGCCGTGGCAGCCGACGAATGCCTCGTGGCTTCCTTAAGAGGCAGCATCAAGCCGCCGCCCTCCATGCTCTTGGCATTGGCAGCAATCCGCGCGTGGATCATGCGATCAATATCAACACGTCCAATCTCGCGTTGAGACCCATCAGGGTTGCGTTGGAGCAGAACACCTTCAAAGTCGAAGTCGTCACCAGCACCGTCGGTCTGCGAGGGATTCACACCTGGCTGACCATTGCTAGGTGGACGCTGCTGAGGCTGACCCTGTTGAGGAACTCCCGGGCGAtactgctgttgctgctgctgctgaggcTGGCCGGGCATCTGGGGCAGAGGCGGTTGGTTGGCAGGCCTATTGGTCGCCGAGGCTTGTATGGCGTTCATGGAGGCGGCGCCTTTCTCGCCAAACTGACCGCGCACATGTTGAGCGGCTCGGTAAGCTGCAAGTCCAGCGCTATCTTGTTGAGATGGCGGCATCGGCACATTCTGCATGCCAGGCTCCGGCTTGATGTAAGGCTCCTCCTTTACAGGCATGTTACTGGCCTGTTGAGCCGGGTTTCCGCCAGGCAGAGGTAGACCAGGTACTGGGAGTTGCGGACTGAGCTGGGCCTGAGAGTATGGAGCCGCAGGCGGGGGTGCGGCCGTAGTCGGAGGTGGTGCAGGAGGAGCTGGAGCTTCCTTGACGGGGTCCCATGGAAACGCCGCGACCTCGAGTTGAGTGAGTTTTTCCTGCCATCCCTTCTTCAACTCTTCGAGCACGCTCTCATCAACACCACCCTCCTCGAAATCGACCCGAGAAGAATTTATCACCTCATCGATGATCTGTGAGTAGACGTTACCCACCGCGTTGTTAGACATGGTGGCGTTTGTTGgtcgtcgttgtcgtcgtcaACTATGTGTTTGTCGAAGAAAGTAGTGTCAAGCTTCGGTACCGGCGAGACGGATGTGCGAATCTTGTGGTCGCGCCTTCTCCAACCTGGTCCCTCCTTCCTGACTGTTAGACTTAGTTGAGAAACGAAGTCGCAGAAATGGTCGAGAGTATTCAATCGAAGTCCGCCTTCACAAGGTTGCTCTTGGGTTGTCGATGGGGAACCGCCTGCTTAGTCCGCCACTTCTCGCTGCCCAAAATGGCATGCGCCTGTGTAAAATCGGTAACGGCGAATATGCAATCGATTGCTGACGAGGTCTCGCTGGTTGCTATCGGGGAATTGAGATGTAGGCAGGGTGTCTGGCTGGGCCCTGTTTTTCGCTCGGTAATGTGTACGGGTCAAGATTGCCTTTGTTCGGTGGGTTTCGTTTTGAGGCTCGAAGCAGGCGCTCgcctattagtaagcttaggCGGCAGCCGCACGGAGGGAAGGCTGAACTCAGGCACCTGCCAACTGCAAACTGCCCGCAAACTGCCCGCGCGATGATCGCTGAAGGATCCACACTTCCCGCAGGAACTGATAAGGCCTTAATTAACCCGATAAGCCACCTGAGAAGTGGATTGAAGTCGGAATGCGGGGTGTAAGCCGCACCTCAGGTCTTCGACAAGCAACTCTGGTCAAAGAAACTTAACCTGCTGCACACCTCAGGAACAACGGAATATTGAGCAAATATGGTCATCAACAGACGGAATCAAAGTATTGGCACGAGAAGAAGTTAAAACCCAGGTTTTCTTAATTGCAAGAGCGGTCCTTGTCACTTAACCACGGCCGTCTTCTTTAATACTACAGCACGTCCCTGACGATGCATTCCTTCGCAAAAACAAGCATTACAAATCTGTCCCATGCTAAACAGCAATGAATGATATCTTCTGTCGTTACTCATGACCAAGCAATTTCGTTTCCCGTGGAGAAGCCCTTTCGTGCCACGTAGAGTCGGATGCAATAAAACCAAACTCCTCGCTGAAGATGACCCCAACCGCCAGGAATCCATGACCGACAAATGCCAGAGGAGATATACCTACATTTATTGACGTCGTTTGACCGACATTCGCCAGGCTTGGTCGATGGTGGACCGTTTACCGGATGGTCATCTGCTTGACCATGTCTGCCTTGGCCGAAGATGTGCTGCTGCCAACACCGGCACTGACACCGGCCTTCTTCTCGAAGACCTTCCAGAACTTCAGACTCTCATCGGCAGCTAAGCGATAATAGTTAGCAGTTGTCATTGTTAAGTTTCATAATTCCAAGACTCACCTGCGGTAGCAAGCATCTGACCGTCAGGGCTGAGGCAGCTGTGCAAGACTCTGCTCTCGTGTGCAGGGATCTCGACGTTGCGAACCAACGTGGGGTAGCTCCAGATGCTCAGGGAGTTGTCGGGGAAGCCGCTAGAGCTGACGATCTCACGGTAGTGAGGGCTCCATCGCAGGCTGGTGACCTGGGAGCCAGTGTCGATGCTGTTGACGCGAGCACCAGAAGTGGAGTTCCAGAAGTGGATGTGGCGATCATAAGAGCCACCACCCGTAGCCAGAAGGTTCATGTTCCAGGGGCACCACGCAAGGGCCTTGACAGCAGCCTTGTGATTGGTCTTGGTAAACTTGGGCACAGAGAGCGAGCGGGCGTCCCAGATAGAGACGAGGTTGTCGTTGCCTCCAGTGGCCAGTTGTGCGCCATCCGAGCGCCACTCCAGACCGCAGACTTCTGAAGTATGAGAGACCAGCTCTGCAACCTTGTGCTCCGCAATGCGGACATCGTGGTTGAAGACCAGTCCGCTGCGAGCTCCAGTGGACAGAAGGTGCTTGTTCCAGCCCATAACACCGACCCGGGTATCGTGACCGAACATGCTACGGACCTTCTGGGCCTCGGCTACGTCCCAGATCTGAACCTCACCGGTGCCAAGACCAACGCCGACGTACGCACCGTCGCCAGACCACTTAACACTGCTGACGTACGTGTCGGGGCTTGTCTCAAGGAGACAGCTGACGCTTCCCTCGTCAGCGGACCAGACGTAGACGTTGCGTTCAAGGCCGATGGCAACCTGGTTACCGGAGCTCCAGTCGAGAAGGTTGAGGTAATAGTCGTCAATCAGACCAGGAGCATCGAGAACACGCTCAGGGGCAGTGGCAACGCGACGGCGGAATTGGGCTGATGTGGCGCTCG
The DNA window shown above is from Colletotrichum lupini chromosome 7, complete sequence and carries:
- a CDS encoding transcription factor IIA — its product is MSNNAVGNVYSQIIDEVINSSRVDFEEGGVDESVLEELKKGWQEKLTQLEVAAFPWDPVKEAPAPPAPPPTTAAPPPAAPYSQAQLSPQLPVPGLPLPGGNPAQQASNMPVKEEPYIKPEPGMQNVPMPPSQQDSAGLAAYRAAQHVRGQFGEKGAASMNAIQASATNRPANQPPLPQMPGQPQQQQQQQYRPGVPQQGQPQQRPPSNGQPGVNPSQTDGAGDDFDFEGVLLQRNPDGSQREIGRVDIDRMIHARIAANAKSMEGGGLMLPLKEATRHSSAATARSKGKEHGGIAGYDGYDDDEVDEDAINSDLDDPDEDKDDDEVDDEGLGHIMLCMYDKVQRVKNKWKCVLKDGVLTVNGKEYVFHKATGEYEW
- a CDS encoding WD repeat domain-containing protein, with the translated sequence MATASVSTPIKSHKGLFSSRTAGGRMPLTPSPRQHSTSVSVNLNSSPFTPEKQSGSDAYRASGKSTYSGNLTAHLARSTTTKSSHRDSPKSNIARGVSTPRRALELGLSDFTLTSSGTSKTPSSAKSKKTSHRQKTSKTTVNYGGDRFIPNRSASSAISNAGSSKLDRPDKRSKASVSEASNVLSSATEDAIAALEGLNIEDEEPSTYSRPSPNTVAYQDSLASACGVSLNTRILQFKPAPPESSKPIDLRQQYNRPLKPASATSAQFRRRVATAPERVLDAPGLIDDYYLNLLDWSSGNQVAIGLERNVYVWSADEGSVSCLLETSPDTYVSSVKWSGDGAYVGVGLGTGEVQIWDVAEAQKVRSMFGHDTRVGVMGWNKHLLSTGARSGLVFNHDVRIAEHKVAELVSHTSEVCGLEWRSDGAQLATGGNDNLVSIWDARSLSVPKFTKTNHKAAVKALAWCPWNMNLLATGGGSYDRHIHFWNSTSGARVNSIDTGSQVTSLRWSPHYREIVSSSGFPDNSLSIWSYPTLVRNVEIPAHESRVLHSCLSPDGQMLATAAADESLKFWKVFEKKAGVSAGVGSSTSSAKADMVKQMTIR